From Methanofastidiosum sp., the proteins below share one genomic window:
- a CDS encoding capsular polysaccharide biosynthesis protein CapF has product MKILVTGSRGFIGKNLVAELKNRGYENIYESNRDTDKCLLDKYTKECEFVFHLAGVNRPKNEEELMEGNFGFTSELLELLKKHNNKAPILITSSIQAERDNPYGRSKKAGEDLVFSYGKETGVKVFVYRLPNVFGKWCRPNYNSAIATFCHNIAHDLLITVNDPSVVMNLVYIDDVVEEFIRALSGNENRAGDFCEVPIVHTITLGEIVDLIYSFKRSREERSIPNMSDEFTKKLYSTYLSYLPKDKFSYELKMNVDSRGSFTEFIKTLDRGQVSVNISKPGVTKGNHWHNTKNEKFLVVSGKGVIRFRKIDSDEIIEYYVSGDKLEVIDIPPGYTHNIENLGETDMVTIMWANEPFDPEKPDTYYLEV; this is encoded by the coding sequence ATGAAAATATTAGTTACAGGCTCAAGAGGTTTTATAGGTAAAAACCTTGTAGCTGAATTAAAGAATAGAGGATATGAAAATATTTATGAATCTAATAGAGATACTGATAAGTGCCTTTTAGACAAGTATACAAAAGAATGTGAATTTGTTTTTCATTTAGCGGGTGTAAATCGTCCCAAAAATGAAGAAGAATTGATGGAAGGGAATTTTGGATTTACTTCTGAGTTATTAGAATTACTTAAAAAACACAATAACAAAGCCCCAATACTCATTACATCTTCTATACAAGCTGAAAGGGATAACCCCTATGGTAGAAGTAAAAAAGCAGGAGAAGATTTAGTTTTCTCTTACGGTAAAGAAACAGGTGTAAAAGTATTTGTTTATCGTCTACCTAATGTTTTTGGTAAATGGTGCAGGCCAAATTATAACAGTGCTATAGCAACATTTTGTCATAATATAGCTCATGATTTACTTATTACTGTGAATGATCCAAGTGTAGTGATGAATCTTGTATATATAGATGATGTAGTAGAAGAATTTATAAGAGCTTTAAGTGGGAATGAAAATAGAGCGGGAGATTTTTGTGAAGTTCCAATTGTTCATACAATTACCCTTGGGGAGATTGTTGACTTAATTTATTCATTTAAGAGGAGTAGAGAAGAACGTTCTATACCAAACATGTCTGATGAGTTTACAAAGAAGTTATATAGTACATACTTAAGCTATTTACCTAAAGACAAATTTAGTTATGAGCTTAAAATGAATGTAGACAGCAGAGGTTCTTTTACAGAGTTTATAAAGACTTTGGATAGAGGGCAAGTTTCAGTAAATATATCAAAACCAGGAGTTACAAAGGGAAATCATTGGCATAATACAAAAAATGAAAAGTTTCTTGTAGTAAGTGGAAAAGGCGTTATTCGTTTTAGAAAAATTGATTCTGATGAAATTATTGAGTATTATGTCAGTGGAGATAAATTAGAAGTTATAGATATACCACCAGGTTATACCCACAACATTGAAAATCTTGGTGAAACAGACATGGTAACAATAATGTGGGCAAATGAACCTTTTGATCCAGAAAAACCAGATACATATTATTTGGAGGTTTAA
- a CDS encoding polysaccharide biosynthesis protein: MFKNKTILITGGTGTFGNAVLKRFLNTEIGEIRVFSRDEKKQDDMRKFYKNDKIKFYIGDVRDLSSIKNAMYGVDYVFHAAALKQVPSCEFFPMEAVKTNIIGTDNVLTAAIEVGVKKVICLSTDKAAYPINAMGISKAMMEKVFIAKSRTVSPDKTLICGTRYGNVMASRGSVIPLFVQQIKSGQPLTVTDPNMTRFLMSIDEAVELVIYAFKNAKAGDIMVQKAPSTKIGDLAQAIKEIFNADNEIKIIGTRHGEKLYETLLTKEEYLVAEDLGGFFRVPADNRDLNYDKYFVEGNKKLSEYKEYNSHNTEILNVEQIKEKLLTLDYIKRELQDGYSAQEVAASFK, encoded by the coding sequence ATGTTTAAAAACAAAACAATATTAATAACAGGAGGAACAGGGACTTTTGGTAACGCTGTTCTAAAAAGATTTCTAAATACTGAAATAGGTGAAATCAGAGTTTTCTCCCGTGATGAAAAAAAGCAAGATGATATGAGAAAATTTTATAAGAACGATAAAATTAAGTTTTACATAGGGGATGTTAGAGACCTATCAAGCATAAAAAATGCAATGTATGGAGTAGATTATGTTTTTCATGCAGCTGCATTAAAGCAAGTTCCATCGTGTGAGTTCTTTCCGATGGAAGCAGTAAAGACAAATATAATAGGCACAGATAATGTACTTACTGCGGCTATAGAAGTAGGAGTAAAAAAAGTAATTTGTCTATCAACAGATAAAGCAGCCTACCCAATAAATGCTATGGGTATTTCTAAAGCAATGATGGAAAAAGTATTTATAGCAAAATCAAGAACAGTATCACCGGATAAAACACTTATTTGTGGAACACGTTATGGTAATGTTATGGCTTCAAGGGGTTCTGTTATACCACTTTTTGTTCAACAAATTAAGAGCGGGCAACCTTTAACAGTTACAGACCCGAATATGACTAGATTTTTAATGAGTATTGATGAAGCAGTAGAACTAGTAATATATGCTTTTAAAAACGCTAAAGCAGGAGATATTATGGTTCAAAAAGCTCCATCTACTAAGATAGGTGATCTTGCTCAAGCTATAAAAGAAATCTTTAATGCAGACAATGAAATAAAAATAATTGGTACTAGACATGGTGAAAAACTCTATGAGACTCTACTTACTAAAGAAGAGTATTTAGTAGCTGAAGATTTAGGAGGATTTTTCAGAGTACCTGCCGATAACCGTGACTTAAACTATGACAAGTATTTTGTTGAGGGTAATAAAAAGTTATCAGAATACAAAGAATACAACTCTCATAACACAGAAATTTTGAATGTTGAACAAATAAAAGAAAAGTTACTAACATTAGATTATATAAAACGAGAGTTGCAAGATGGTTATAGTGCTCAAGAAGTTGCAGCTTCTTTTAAATAA